In one window of Zygosaccharomyces rouxii strain CBS732 chromosome E complete sequence DNA:
- a CDS encoding uncharacterized protein (similar to uniprot|Q12523 Saccharomyces cerevisiae YPL247C Hypothetical ORF), with translation MDPFRGSKRSSISFGNFQRQPNSYATGAYDGGVGLMQNPNLGSSTSNSGGTGINTGNNGASANMTSRSPMYSPLQYSQFDYNQPAYSPGYSPFHPLRSPGPPVLTKPVCEYEAKYPLFGLDWSNEDFVCLGSYRDGSTNSLHILHSGDLLSWDRVAECNVTFPVSTIQWQPSMTHPRRFATCSDSLRIWSFCEEERNLQEQINLSLCKYDKQQQGASRVNAAAGGSGSIRTNPQQQQGLIGELPPITSFHWNPVDPNLLISSSIDTTCIVWDLQSSNYVRTQLIAHDSEVYDVRFLTQTTQLFSSCGGDGSVRVFDLRCLAHSTIIYEPPSSPATLQPTTAAGSSSAADSDTGVPLLRLEPSPFDPNVIATFAIDSPRVLILDMRNPGSPVLVLEGHSAAVNQMRWHPSKRNVLLSCADDCQVLYWDLNNYIMGHPTDQDPDHAVDSQQQNNPVAKWNSKNVLRTLDTPSMFYSNGGQEVNNIVWRPQGDDWFGSVAGNVFQNVRL, from the coding sequence ATGGACCCATTTCGAGGATCAAAGCGTAGTTCTATCTCATTTGGTAACTTCCAGAGACAGCCTAATAGCTACGCGACAGGTGCATACGATGGTGGAGTGGGCTTAATGCAGAATCCAAACCTTGGAAGTAGTACTAGCAACAGCGGTGGTACCGGTATCAATACCGGTAACAACGGTGCAAGTGCTAATATGACTTCTAGGTCCCCAATGTATTCACCGCTTCAATATTCACAATTTGATTACAACCAACCGGCTTATAGCCCGGGTTATTCACCGTTCCATCCTTTAAGAAGTCCAGGACCCCCTGTACTTACTAAACCTGTATGCGAGTATGAGGCAAAGTACCCTCTTTTCGGATTAGACTGGAGCAATGAAGACTTTGTATGTCTGGGATCCTACAGGGATGGTAGCACGAATTCTTTGCATATTTTACATTCGGGAGATCTTCTTTCATGGGACCGGGTGGCTGAATGTAATGTGACGTTCCCCGTTAGTACTATTCAATGGCAACCATCAATGACACATCCACGTAGATTTGCTACGTGTAGTGATTCGTTGAGAATATGGAGCTTTTGTGAAGAGGAGAGAAATCTACAGGAACAAATTAACCTTTCTCTATGCAAATACGacaaacaacaacaaggTGCCTCCAGGGTGAATGCTGCCGCTGGCGGCAGTGGTAGTATACGGACCAatccacaacaacaacaaggaCTCATTGGAGAACTACCACCTATCACATCTTTCCATTGGAACCCTGTAGACCCAAATCTGCTGATTTCCAGTTCCATCGATACAACTTGCATCGTTTGGGATCTACAGAGTAGTAATTACGTGCGTACTCAATTAATTGCACACGATAGTGAAGTATATGATGTTAGATTTTTAACACAGACTACACAACTATTTTCCAgttgtggtggtgatggtagTGTGCGTGTCTTTGATTTAAGATGTTTGGCACATAGTACTATCATTTACGAACCTCCCAGTTCTCCAGCGACTTTACAACCTACCACTGCTGCTGGTTCATCCTCAGCTGCGGATTCAGATACAGGGGTTCCACTACTGCGACTGGAACCTTCTCCGTTTGATCCAAATGTCATTGCTACGTTCGCAATAGACTCCCCTCGTGTTCTAATCTTAGACATGCGTAATCCCGGTTCACCAGTACTTGTATTGGAAGGCCATTCGGCGGCCGTAAACCAAATGAGATGGCATCCTTCCAAACGTAACGTACTTTTATCATGTGCTGATGACTGCCAAGTTCTCTACTGGGACTTAAACAACTATATTATGGGGCATCCTACAGATCAAGATCCGGATCATGCCGTGGACTCGCAACAACAAAACAATCCTGTAGCCAAATGGAACTCTAAAAATGTGCTACGCACACTGGATACTCCATCGATGTTCTATTCCAACGGTGGGCAAGAGGTAAACAACATCGTATGGAGGCCGCAGGGCGATGATTGGTTCGGTAGTGTTGCTGGTAACGTGTTTCAAAATGTCAGACTATGA